From Candidatus Eisenbacteria bacterium, a single genomic window includes:
- a CDS encoding thioredoxin domain-containing protein, translating into MTAPAHVRDRSPNRLAKEQSPYLLQHQWNPVDWYPWGSEAFEKARRENKPVFLSIGYSSCHWCHVMERESFESETIAKLLNEKFVSIKVDREERPDVDEIYMRAVQLLTGSGGWPMSVFLTPDQKPFWGGTYFPPDDRGGHPGFASVLAALAETFATRREEVESAADRLASALRQMEGGRQFVASGPLDPAVSGRAVDELAASYDRHYGGFGGAPKFPPHGALELLLHATAASPREDLEAIVRGTLDGMAMGGIRDHVGGGFHRYATDATWLVPHFEKMLYDNAQLASVYAEAFARWGDPEYRSAAEETLAWVTREMTAEEGGFYSALDADSEGGEGAYYLWSLKEITDVLGREVGDLFARVYGIEETGNFVDPVTGEEPGNIVHRKRSWPELARAEEIPVEALRAKMDRARARLLLARLQRPAPGRDDKVVAAWNGLMIGAFARAGRVFGRRDFVDTAARAASFVWTAMRRGGRLLRSWRAGESRLPGYLEDHAFLAWGLLDLHEVSGDGTWLDQARALTDSMIERFWDPDEGGFFFVASDHESLIARTKEVFDQAVPSGNGMAARVLVRLWLMTGDERYEEYAAKMFRVFAGILE; encoded by the coding sequence ATGACCGCCCCGGCGCACGTCCGCGATCGCTCTCCAAACCGTCTCGCGAAAGAGCAGAGCCCCTACCTTCTCCAGCACCAGTGGAACCCCGTGGATTGGTACCCCTGGGGATCCGAAGCCTTCGAGAAGGCGCGGCGCGAGAACAAACCCGTCTTTCTCTCGATCGGCTACAGCTCCTGCCACTGGTGTCACGTGATGGAGCGCGAGTCTTTCGAGAGCGAGACGATCGCGAAGCTTCTGAACGAGAAATTCGTCTCGATCAAGGTGGATCGCGAAGAGAGGCCCGACGTGGATGAGATCTACATGCGGGCCGTGCAGCTCCTGACGGGGTCGGGCGGGTGGCCGATGTCCGTATTCCTCACCCCGGACCAAAAGCCGTTCTGGGGCGGGACCTACTTCCCGCCCGACGACCGCGGCGGGCATCCCGGATTCGCGTCGGTCCTCGCCGCCCTGGCCGAGACCTTCGCGACACGCCGCGAGGAGGTCGAGAGCGCGGCGGACCGCCTGGCCAGCGCGCTCCGCCAGATGGAGGGCGGACGCCAGTTCGTCGCGTCGGGTCCGCTCGATCCCGCCGTATCCGGGCGCGCGGTCGACGAGCTGGCCGCGAGTTACGACCGCCATTACGGCGGCTTCGGCGGCGCGCCGAAGTTCCCGCCGCACGGCGCGCTGGAGCTGCTCCTCCATGCGACCGCCGCCTCGCCGCGCGAGGATCTCGAGGCCATCGTGCGCGGAACCCTCGACGGCATGGCGATGGGCGGCATCCGCGACCACGTCGGAGGAGGATTCCACCGCTACGCCACCGACGCGACCTGGCTCGTCCCTCACTTCGAGAAGATGCTCTACGACAACGCGCAGCTCGCGTCGGTCTACGCCGAAGCGTTCGCCCGCTGGGGAGATCCCGAGTATCGCAGCGCCGCCGAGGAGACGCTCGCCTGGGTCACGCGCGAGATGACCGCCGAGGAAGGCGGGTTTTATTCCGCGCTCGATGCGGACTCAGAGGGAGGCGAGGGCGCGTACTACCTCTGGTCGTTGAAGGAAATCACCGACGTGCTCGGTCGGGAAGTCGGGGATTTGTTCGCGCGTGTGTACGGGATCGAGGAAACCGGGAATTTCGTGGATCCCGTTACCGGCGAGGAGCCCGGAAATATCGTCCATAGGAAGCGCTCGTGGCCCGAGCTGGCGCGCGCGGAGGAGATTCCCGTGGAGGCCCTGCGCGCGAAGATGGATCGCGCGCGGGCACGGTTGCTCCTGGCTCGGCTCCAGCGGCCGGCGCCGGGGCGGGACGACAAGGTGGTCGCGGCGTGGAACGGCCTCATGATCGGAGCCTTCGCCAGGGCGGGTCGCGTTTTCGGGCGCCGGGACTTCGTGGATACGGCGGCGCGCGCCGCGAGCTTCGTGTGGACGGCGATGCGCCGCGGCGGGCGGCTGCTGCGCTCCTGGCGCGCCGGAGAATCGCGGCTGCCCGGATACTTGGAGGACCATGCGTTCTTGGCGTGGGGCCTCTTGGATCTCCACGAGGTGAGCGGGGACGGTACCTGGCTCGACCAGGCGCGCGCCCTGACCGACTCGATGATCGAACGATTCTGGGACCCCGACGAGGGAGGGTTCTTCTTCGTCGCAAGCGATCACGAATCGCTCATCGCCCGCACGAAGGAGGTGTTCGATCAGGCCGTCCCCTCCGGGAACGGGATGGCCGCGCGGGTGCTCGTGCGGCTCTGGCTCATGACCGGCGACGAACGCTACGAGGAATACGCCGCGAAGATGTTCCGCGTGTTCGCGGGAATTCTGGAG
- a CDS encoding metal-dependent transcriptional regulator, with amino-acid sequence MPSVTQAVEDYLKAIWRLSHEGGERVSVGDIATELNVSAPSVTSMVRKLKTMRLLNYERYGGVTLTPRGRKIALEIVRHHRLWELYLYMRLGVPLERVDGEAERLEHVLSDDMEELLTRNLGDPTHDPHGDPIPTKTGALAPVEGIALGQLEKGTHAIVARVSDRNPEKLRYLVSLGLLPGARIEVAERAPFRGPLTVVVGNRRHVVGADLANLVIVRRRKRR; translated from the coding sequence ATGCCCTCCGTCACCCAGGCCGTAGAGGATTACCTCAAGGCGATCTGGCGCCTGAGCCATGAAGGGGGTGAGCGGGTCTCCGTGGGGGACATCGCCACGGAGCTCAACGTGTCCGCGCCCTCGGTGACGAGCATGGTCCGGAAGCTCAAGACCATGCGCCTTCTGAACTACGAGCGCTACGGAGGGGTGACTCTCACCCCCCGCGGCCGGAAGATCGCCCTGGAGATCGTCCGCCACCACAGACTTTGGGAGCTCTATCTCTATATGCGGCTGGGGGTTCCGCTCGAGCGCGTGGATGGCGAGGCGGAGCGGCTCGAGCACGTGCTGAGCGACGACATGGAGGAGCTTCTTACGCGGAATCTCGGCGACCCAACCCACGATCCCCACGGGGATCCGATTCCCACGAAGACCGGCGCATTGGCACCCGTGGAGGGAATAGCGCTCGGGCAGCTCGAAAAGGGAACCCACGCCATCGTGGCCCGCGTGAGCGACCGCAATCCCGAGAAGCTCCGCTATCTCGTATCGCTGGGGCTCCTTCCGGGCGCGCGGATCGAGGTGGCGGAGCGGGCGCCTTTCCGCGGTCCCCTGACGGTGGTCGTCGGAAACCGCCGCCACGTCGTCGGCGCCGACCTGGCGAACCTCGTGATCGTCCGCCGCAGGAAGCGGCGATGA